TGCCGTCGGCCCCTGGCCGCGCGGTATCCCCGCCACAGGACCCGCAGGGCGGCGGAAGGCGCCGGGCTCGCTCCGCGCTGAAGCAGGGAGCCGCTGTTGCGCCGCACGGCCTCGAGCCGGAGCCCCTGGACCGAGATCAGGGCGTTCAGGAAGGGCCGGTACTCCGGGTCGACGTGTTCCGGCAGGCGCCGGCATCGGGCGAGCACCGTACCTGCGCGCTCGGCCTGGGCGTCGACGAGACGTTCGACTGCCGGTGCGCACTCCTGTGGCCTTTCGCGCAGGCTGTCGTAGTCGAGACCATGTCGGTCCAGTTCGTCCTTGGGGATGCCGACACGGCCTTGGCCCACGTCCTCGGCGAGGTCGGCCAGGAAGTCGGTCCGTTGCATCGCCTCGATGAGTCGACGGCATCCGCGCAGGAACGGCGCATGCCGCTCGGCGTCCGGCGCCGGCCCGATCAGTGAGGCCGTCAGCATCAGGGCGGGCAGGGAGTAGTGGTCGACGTAGTCCTGGAAGTCCGCCTCGGTCGCGAACCCGGACCAGGTGGCCTCGACCGGCGCTCCGTCCAGGAAGTCACGCACCCGCTCCCCCAGGACCGGATGACGCCGTGTCGTGTCGGCGAGGGCCCGGAGGGTTTCGTTCTCGGTGGATCCGCCGGCCAGCGCTGCCGTCACCTGCCGGTCCCAGGAACGCAGCGTGTCCTGGCGCGTGGGGATGTCGCCGGAGTCGATGCGCCGGTCGGTCTCGTCCATGAAGGCGACGGCGGCGATGACAGCCGGGTGGATCCGGGCGGGGAGCAGCAACCTGGTCGCCAGGTACTCCTCGCGACGGTTGCGCCGTACGAGCGTTCGCTGGGCGTCGTAGGAGCGCCGCAGGTGGGGGTCGGTGATGCCGGCCCGGGTCAGGGCGGCGGACCAGCGGGGCACTGCTCTCCTCGGATCTGTGCGCTGTTGCCGACCGGACCGGGTCCGTGGTCGTGCGGACGCACCGGGCGAAGTCGGTGTGACGGGGCGTCCGCGGGATCCGGTCCACTGGGGCGGCCCCGCGGCCCGCGCGACCCTATCTCGTGTGTCGGCCGCGCCTCACAGCGCCTCTCCGACGTTGCTGACCGATCGCCCCGCGCTCGCGCGCCCCGGTAGGAGCGGCCGGCATTGTCAGTGGTGGCAGGCAGGATGGCGGTCATGACGACACCAGCTGCACAGATCGTGGATGCCGCCGCCTATGCGCAGGCGGTCGAGGACGCCGTGAAGGCCGCGGCCGCCTATTACGGGGGCGGCACCTCGCCCCTGGACGACGACGTCTACGACCGGCTGGTGCGCGGCATCGCGCAGTGGGAGGCCGACCATCCCGGCCAGGTGCTGCCGGACTCCCCCTCGGGCAAGGTCGCCGGCGGCGCCGTGGAGGGGGATGTGCCGCACACGGTGCCGATGCTCAGCCTGGACAACGTCTTCTCCGCCGAGGAGTTCACCACCTGGGCCGCCTCGTTGGCGCGCCGCGTCGGCCACGACGTCAC
This DNA window, taken from Streptomyces sp. NBC_00663, encodes the following:
- a CDS encoding phytoene/squalene synthase family protein, whose amino-acid sequence is MPRWSAALTRAGITDPHLRRSYDAQRTLVRRNRREEYLATRLLLPARIHPAVIAAVAFMDETDRRIDSGDIPTRQDTLRSWDRQVTAALAGGSTENETLRALADTTRRHPVLGERVRDFLDGAPVEATWSGFATEADFQDYVDHYSLPALMLTASLIGPAPDAERHAPFLRGCRRLIEAMQRTDFLADLAEDVGQGRVGIPKDELDRHGLDYDSLRERPQECAPAVERLVDAQAERAGTVLARCRRLPEHVDPEYRPFLNALISVQGLRLEAVRRNSGSLLQRGASPAPSAALRVLWRGYRAARGRRQ